The genomic segment GAACCAAGCTGTACTATCGAAGGCGATGACGGTACAGATAGCACCGTATTACTGGGGACGTATCCCAACTCGTTATTTACTGAAGTTGGTAAAGAGAGCGACTTAATTCCCTTTACCATTACGCTTTCAGAGTGTCCGGTAAAAAGCGATGGCTTGCCTTCCATACAGTTAACCTTCAACGCAACCACAGCGCTTACGGGCACAACAACTTTAATGGACGTCAGCAAAATTACCACTGAGGGGGAGACGGCTGCGACAGGGATTGGCATCGCCGTCAGCCCGGAAGGGGACAATACCGGTTTAATTGCCTTTGATGGCAGTGAGGATCAGGTAAAGATTAAGCTCCCGACGCTCAAAAACGATCAAATTTATGCTAATTTTAATGCGCGCTATAAATCCTTTGCGACCCAAGTCACCGCTGGCCCGGCTGATGCTGATATGACGATTAATATTCTCTACCGCTAATGCGCTGTAAGATTATTCACAACCTGCATATTTAGCGAAAAAGAATAACCTTTAGAAATAGACAATAGAATAGTCCGTTCAAGCCCGGATTATTCTATTTTGTTTTACAACCCCAACAGCAGGCCTACCATGCGTAAATTATCGCAAGCAGTAGTATACCTCTCGCTATTAACCCCTGTACTGAGCCATAGCGCGGGTATTCAGATTGGGCGAACACGTATTATTTATCACGCCGAAAAAAAAGAAATTGCGCTCCCACTGGTCAATAAAGATAAGGCCCTACCCTGGCTTATCCAGTCCTGGACTGACACCGGCGATGAAAAAACGCGAGGGCCTTTTATTGTCACTCCACCACTTTTTCGCCTGGATGCCCAAAAAGAGCAAAGTCTGCGCGTTGCCTGGAATGGTTCCGCGCTGCCCGAAGATCGTGAATCGCTGTTTTATATGAATATCCGCACCATCCCAGCGACCGCGAAAGATGACAGCGATAAAAACATGCTGCGACTTAATTATAAGACGCGCCTGAAACTGTTCTGGCGCCCTTCCGGGCTGGCAGGAACGCCCGGCGAGACGTGTAAAAACCTGCGTTTCAGCCGGGATAGTAATGCCGTAACCGTCATCAACAACGGGGCATTTTACAGCGTGTTTGACAGCCTGCTGCTCGACAATACCGTACTGCCAAAGGCGGACATGGTCGCCCCGTTCTCCCGGGTTTCTGTTCCGCTCCCAGGGAACACAGCAGGTTCTCAGATTAGCTGGCGTTGTATCACTGATTATGGAAACGCGTCTGAAAAATACACATCCACACTGATTCAGGAATAATTCAACAATATGACGAATGGACTATGTCGGTTACTGTGCAAACGGAACAACACATTCGCCTCGCGGGTACGTGGCTTTAGCGGCATTTTGCTCTTTACCTCCATGCCTCTTTTCGCACGGGAATACCTTTTTTCGCCCTCTTCCCTGGAAGGCGGCGTACTGACACAACAAGATATCGATCTCTCTCTTTTCTCAAAGCCCAACGCCCAGCCGCCTGGACGCTATTCGTCGCATATCGTCATTAATAAAAGGCGAAAAGGCGACGCTGACGTCAATTACGTTAGCAGTCCGACAGGCGAACTGGTCGCCGAAATCACGCCGGATATGCTGCGACAGTGGGGGGTAGACGTTGATAAGTTTCCTGCGCTGGCGAATTTCGGCGCACAGACCCCGCTCGACAAGCCTCTTCGCGATTACATTCCGTTCGCCTCGGCAACGCTTGATTTTAGCAAAATGACCTTACGTCTTAGCATTCCGCAGGCGGGGCTGGCTAGCAATGCCGAGGATTATGTCGACCCGACACGGTGGAATGACGGCGTACCGGTAATGTTCACGGATTACGCTTTTTCCGGCTCCCGGCATAGCGATGACGCGCAAAACACGCTCACCAGTCAGTACCTTAATTTGCGCAGCGGCGCTAACCTTGGCGGCTGGCGGCTGCGCAACTATTCAACCTGGAACAAGACCGAAGACGCCACCCGCTGGAGCACCATCAATACCTTTATTCAGCATGATATTGATGTCCTGAAGGCGCAATTCACGGCAGGGGAAAACAGTACCCGAGGGGAAGTCTTTGATAGCCTGCAGTATCGCGGGGTGAATATGGCTTCGGACGAAGAGATGTTGCCCTATAGTCAGCGCGGGTTCGCCCCGGTGATCCGCGGGATAGCCAGCTCTAATGCCGAAATCTCCGTACGCCAGAATGGCTATCTCATCTACCAGCAAAGCGTCGCACCCGGCGCATTTGAGATACGCGATCTCTACTCAACCACGAACAGCGGCGACCTTGAGGTGACGGTGAAAGAGGCCGACGGTAGCGAGCGACATTTTACACAACCCTACTCCAGCATTGCCGTCATGCAGCGACCAGGCCATCTCAAGTATGAAGTGACCGCCGCACGTTACCGCGCCGACAGCGGCAGCGATCAAAAAGAGCCTGCCTTTGTTCAGGCCAGCGCCATCTATGGTCTCAACAATACCATGACGCTTTTCGGCGGTCTCACCGCGTCTGAGGACTACCAGGCCATCAACAGCGGCGCAGGGGTCACGCTTGGGGTGCTGGGTTCGCTTTCGGCTGACGTTACAGTCGCCAAAACCCGTCTGGATAACGACGAGCAGCATACCGGGCAATCTTACCGCCTGCTCTACACCGGAAAAATCGATGCCAGCGAGACTAACTTCACCCTCGGCAGCTACCGCTACTCAACGGACGGCTATTTCAGCTTTGCTGATGCCAATCAGAAATATGACGGCAATGAAAATGACTGGCTGTATCAGTACAACAAACGCAGCCGGATACAGGCCAGCATCAGCCAGAGTATTTTGGGCAGCAGTTTTTACCTGAACGGCTATCAGCAGGATTACTGGGGAAGCGCACGAAAAGAGCGCAACCTTTCCGCCGGTATCAACACGGTCGTGGAGGGGATTAGCCTGCACATGGCCTATACCTACAGTAAAACCAGCGATGACGGCAGCGACAGGATGATCTCATTCGGCATCAGCATGCCGCTCAGCAAATGGTTGCCAGGGGCCTGGAGTAGCTACACCTTGAGCAACAGCAAAAATGGCTACACCCGGCAAAATCTGGGCATAAACGGAACCCTGCTTGATGATGAGCGGCTGAGTTATTCCCTGCAACAGAGCCATACCAACCACGACGCAGACGATACCAGCAGCCTGTACGGAAGCTATCGTTCGCAGTATGCCAACCTCAATGCCGGCTATTACACCTCATCGGACAACACCCAGCAGATCAGTTACGGCGCCAGTGGTGCCATCGTGGCGCACCCTCACGGCATCACCCTGGCGCAGCCGTTAGGCGATCAATTCGCTATCGTCAGCGCGGACGGTGCGGCGGGAGTTCGTTTTAAGAACCAGCGGGGCGTTCAGACTGACTGGCAGGGCAATGCGGTGATCCCCTCGCTCACGCCGTATCAGGAAAACCGGATCCGCATCGATACCACCAGCCTGCCGCAAGATGTGGATACCCGTGACACCTCCATCACGGTGGTGCCCTCCCGCAATGCGGCGGTAGCGGCGCGCTTCGATGCGCACGTGGGTTATCGTGCGCTCATCGTCCTGACCCGTCCGGATGGCAGAAATGTCCCCTTTGGTGCAATTGCCACGGTGCGAACGTCAGGCATAAACGGGATCGTTGATGATACGGGCACTCTCTATCTGGCGGGCATTAACGACAATGCTCAGCTCGATGTGATGTGGGGCAACGCAGTTACTCAACGCTGCACGGCTCACCTCATGCTTACTGATTTGCAACATTCTGACAGTCCCACCGGGATCCGCCAGGCCCATGTGATATGCCAGCAGGAACAACAAAATGTTAAATAAACGCCAGACATGCTTTCTACTGCTCCTTCAGGGAGGACTGTTCTCCTTACCTTCCACAGGGCATGCCGCGACGGTATTAACGGGGTGTTTTACCGCCCCTCAGGATTATCAAATTTCGTATAGCCGGGAGCTGGCAACCACAGAAAATAGCGTTGGATATGTTATTGAAGATAGTACCCACCATGTCGGCAGCGGTGCCGAATTGGAAGCCAACTGCACGTGCCCGAAAGATATGGAAGCAAGTGAGAAAATCTATGAATTATCACTCGCCGGCAGCCCACTTAGCGCCGGGGCCAGCGGCTTTGGCTATCTTACAGATACCCTGGACGTTCGCGTTTCCGGCTATAACGATGCGATAAACTCCCCGGATGGCTCAAACCTCACGGAGCTGGCCATCACTCAGTATCCGACAGCCCGTTCGTCCATGCAGAAAATGGTCGACAGAAACAAATCAACCGAAGGCAGCGCCAGCGTTTGTAGCGAAAGCACTCGCCCTGAAGCCAATGCCCCCGTTAAACGGCAATTTAAGTGGAATGTCATTGGGGCGACCTTTCTGGTAAAAAAGACGATCCTCGGGGAGGCGACCATTCCTCCGACACTGGTGGTGCAGAACTACGCCTGCTTGTACTACGGGACCGGCAGTTGTGACCCGGCCAGCGCAGAGCATGTATCGAACATCTGGTTAAGCGGTTCTCTTAGCGCCCCCCTGAGCTGCACCATTAACGAGGGAAGCACCATCGAGGTCGATTTTGGCGATCTGGTCTCCAGCCAGTTTGTCTCTGCCGGGCAACAACCGAAAGGCTTCACGCTTAAAGACGTCGACATCTCATACCAGTGCGGCGATAACACCATCGGTAAAAATGACCGGATAAAACTGACCCTGAACGCTGATCAAGGCGTAGTGGATACCCGTAATCCGGTGGTCGCGAAGATGGTGGACAGAGAAGATCTTGGGGTCAGGGTATTTGGCGAAGAGAACCAGGATATCGCGCTGGACGGAAGTTATGACTTCCCGATTAAGGTTGATGAACAGGGAAAAGGGGTAATACACATCAAGGCGACACCGGTGAGCACCCAAAATCCCCCCCGGCCGCTGGCAGTTTCGAAGGCAACGTAACGGTGAAAATGGATCTCCGCTAGTAAAAAGCACCCTCAGGTTGAATACCCAACCTGAGGGTAACCCCGCTATCAGAAGCCGAGGCTGTCCAGCAGATCGTCCACCTGATCCTGGCTTGCCACCACGCCCGCTTTGGTTGCGTCGAGCTGTGGGCCATTGAGCAGGCTTTCGTTCTCGCGCTTTGGACGCGCCGCCGGTTCCGGAATGTTCTCCAGAAGCACCATCAGCAGTTGACGTTCGATCTCCTGTATGACATCCATCATCCGCTTGATAACCTGACCCGTGAGGTCCTGGAAATCCTGCGCCATCATGATGTCGAGCAGTTGCGCATTGGTGAAGCTGGTGTGTCCCGGAACATCGCCCAGATACTGACGGGTATCCGTCACCAGTTCGCGGGCATCCGCCAGTTCGACAGGATTTTCAAACCACGCATCCCAGCGTTTGGTCAGCGCTTTCGCCCCCTTCTCCATCGCATCCTGATGCGGCTGCGACGCTTCAACGCTGTTCAGCGCGCGTTCAGCCGCCTGAGCGGTCATCTGCACAACATAGTCCAGACGATCGCGCGCGTCGGGAATGGCTTCCGCCGCTTCGGCGATAGCCTGATCCAGCCCCAGCTCGCGCAGGCTGTCACGTAGCATGCGCGTCAGACTGCCGATACGGGCAATAATGTCGCTGGGCGAATGGTCTTCAACAGGTTTCATAGCAGGTTGCAACATATCCATCACCTCACATGCCGAGTTTCTCGAAGATCTTACCGAGCTTCTCTTCCAGGGTCGCGGCAGTGAAGGGTTTCACCACATAACCGCTTGCGCCCGCCTGTGCTGCTGCGATGATATTCTCTTTCTTCGCTTCGGCGGTGACCATCAGCACCGGGAGCGCAGCCATACCAGCATCCGCACGAATGGTTTTTAACAGTTCCAGACCGTCCATGTTGGGCATGTTCCAGTCAGAGATAACAAAACCGAAGCCGCCAGCCTGCAGTTTGTTCAGCGCATCAACGCCGTCTTCTGCTTCTTCAACGTTGTTGAAGCCCAGCTCTTTCAGCAGGTTGCGCACGATGCGACGCATGGTGGAAAAATCATCCACAACCAAAAATCTGAGCTCTTTATCCGCCATAACACACTACTCCTCTTTAAATACGTATTGCCTGTCCGGCACTGATTTTTGCCAACATCTGCTGGCTTACCTGGCTAAGATCGACCACTTCGCTCACGCCCCCACTATTGATGGCTTCGCGCGGCATGCCGAACACCACACAGCTTGCTTCATTCTGCGCAATCGTCCAGGCACCAGCCTGGTGCATCGCAAGCATTCCGGCGGCACCGTCGTTGCCCATCCCTGTGAGGATCACCCCTACGGCGTTGCGCCCCGCATGGATCGCCACCGAATGAAACAGCACATCCACCGACGGACGGTGCCGGTTAACCGGCGGCCCGTCATGAATTTTGATTTGATAGTTCGCGCCACTGCGTGCCAGTTCCATATGCTTGTCACCCGGGGCAATATACGCATGGCCCGGGAGAACGCGCTCACCGTTTTCCGCCTCTTTCACGCTAATCTGACACAGTTTGTTCAGACGCTCCGCGAACGAGCGGGTAAAGCCTGGCGGCATATGCTGGGTGATAAGAATACCTGGGCTTGAAAGCGGCAATGGCTGGAGTACATGGCGTATTGCCTCTGTTCCGCCGGTTGATGCGCCAATCGCCAGCAGTTTTTCTGAACT from the unidentified bacterial endosymbiont genome contains:
- a CDS encoding fimbria/pilus outer membrane usher protein translates to MTNGLCRLLCKRNNTFASRVRGFSGILLFTSMPLFAREYLFSPSSLEGGVLTQQDIDLSLFSKPNAQPPGRYSSHIVINKRRKGDADVNYVSSPTGELVAEITPDMLRQWGVDVDKFPALANFGAQTPLDKPLRDYIPFASATLDFSKMTLRLSIPQAGLASNAEDYVDPTRWNDGVPVMFTDYAFSGSRHSDDAQNTLTSQYLNLRSGANLGGWRLRNYSTWNKTEDATRWSTINTFIQHDIDVLKAQFTAGENSTRGEVFDSLQYRGVNMASDEEMLPYSQRGFAPVIRGIASSNAEISVRQNGYLIYQQSVAPGAFEIRDLYSTTNSGDLEVTVKEADGSERHFTQPYSSIAVMQRPGHLKYEVTAARYRADSGSDQKEPAFVQASAIYGLNNTMTLFGGLTASEDYQAINSGAGVTLGVLGSLSADVTVAKTRLDNDEQHTGQSYRLLYTGKIDASETNFTLGSYRYSTDGYFSFADANQKYDGNENDWLYQYNKRSRIQASISQSILGSSFYLNGYQQDYWGSARKERNLSAGINTVVEGISLHMAYTYSKTSDDGSDRMISFGISMPLSKWLPGAWSSYTLSNSKNGYTRQNLGINGTLLDDERLSYSLQQSHTNHDADDTSSLYGSYRSQYANLNAGYYTSSDNTQQISYGASGAIVAHPHGITLAQPLGDQFAIVSADGAAGVRFKNQRGVQTDWQGNAVIPSLTPYQENRIRIDTTSLPQDVDTRDTSITVVPSRNAAVAARFDAHVGYRALIVLTRPDGRNVPFGAIATVRTSGINGIVDDTGTLYLAGINDNAQLDVMWGNAVTQRCTAHLMLTDLQHSDSPTGIRQAHVICQQEQQNVK
- a CDS encoding fimbrial protein, with the protein product MLNKRQTCFLLLLQGGLFSLPSTGHAATVLTGCFTAPQDYQISYSRELATTENSVGYVIEDSTHHVGSGAELEANCTCPKDMEASEKIYELSLAGSPLSAGASGFGYLTDTLDVRVSGYNDAINSPDGSNLTELAITQYPTARSSMQKMVDRNKSTEGSASVCSESTRPEANAPVKRQFKWNVIGATFLVKKTILGEATIPPTLVVQNYACLYYGTGSCDPASAEHVSNIWLSGSLSAPLSCTINEGSTIEVDFGDLVSSQFVSAGQQPKGFTLKDVDISYQCGDNTIGKNDRIKLTLNADQGVVDTRNPVVAKMVDREDLGVRVFGEENQDIALDGSYDFPIKVDEQGKGVIHIKATPVSTQNPPRPLAVSKAT
- a CDS encoding protein-glutamate methylesterase/protein-glutamine glutaminase, producing MSKIRVLSVDDSALMRQIMTEIINSHSDMEMVATAPDPLVARDLIKKYNPDVLTLDVEMPRMDGIDFLEKLMRLRPMPVVMVSSLTGKGSEITLRALELGAVDFVTKPQLGIREGMLAYSEVIAEKIRTASRAKLAAHKPTAAPTTLKAGPLLSSEKLLAIGASTGGTEAIRHVLQPLPLSSPGILITQHMPPGFTRSFAERLNKLCQISVKEAENGERVLPGHAYIAPGDKHMELARSGANYQIKIHDGPPVNRHRPSVDVLFHSVAIHAGRNAVGVILTGMGNDGAAGMLAMHQAGAWTIAQNEASCVVFGMPREAINSGGVSEVVDLSQVSQQMLAKISAGQAIRI
- the cheY gene encoding chemotaxis response regulator CheY; translated protein: MADKELRFLVVDDFSTMRRIVRNLLKELGFNNVEEAEDGVDALNKLQAGGFGFVISDWNMPNMDGLELLKTIRADAGMAALPVLMVTAEAKKENIIAAAQAGASGYVVKPFTAATLEEKLGKIFEKLGM
- a CDS encoding fimbrial biogenesis chaperone is translated as MRKLSQAVVYLSLLTPVLSHSAGIQIGRTRIIYHAEKKEIALPLVNKDKALPWLIQSWTDTGDEKTRGPFIVTPPLFRLDAQKEQSLRVAWNGSALPEDRESLFYMNIRTIPATAKDDSDKNMLRLNYKTRLKLFWRPSGLAGTPGETCKNLRFSRDSNAVTVINNGAFYSVFDSLLLDNTVLPKADMVAPFSRVSVPLPGNTAGSQISWRCITDYGNASEKYTSTLIQE
- a CDS encoding fimbrial protein codes for the protein MKLTKTLVASFILSIASAGALAAEMNAGTIHFTGQIIEPSCTIEGDDGTDSTVLLGTYPNSLFTEVGKESDLIPFTITLSECPVKSDGLPSIQLTFNATTALTGTTTLMDVSKITTEGETAATGIGIAVSPEGDNTGLIAFDGSEDQVKIKLPTLKNDQIYANFNARYKSFATQVTAGPADADMTINILYR
- the cheZ gene encoding protein phosphatase CheZ; translation: MLQPAMKPVEDHSPSDIIARIGSLTRMLRDSLRELGLDQAIAEAAEAIPDARDRLDYVVQMTAQAAERALNSVEASQPHQDAMEKGAKALTKRWDAWFENPVELADARELVTDTRQYLGDVPGHTSFTNAQLLDIMMAQDFQDLTGQVIKRMMDVIQEIERQLLMVLLENIPEPAARPKRENESLLNGPQLDATKAGVVASQDQVDDLLDSLGF